Within the Gloeobacter kilaueensis JS1 genome, the region CCCAGATCCGCGCCGCTCAAATCGGCGTACTGCAGGCAGGCAAAGCTCAAATTCATCCGACAGAGATTTTCTTTGCGCAGATCGGCGAAGGCAAGGTTCTCGCCGCGCTCGTAGCGGAGGATGAGTCCCCTGCGTCCGCCCACCGCCCGCAGCGGCAACCGCTCGCTTAGATCCGCTTCCAGCATCGCTCCAGCATAGATGGCGAGTAACTCCCAGGCCCGTTGCCGCACCTCCAGACACGTATCTTGCTCCAGCACCGTCACCGCCAGCGCCAGCCCCTTCTCGCCGTACTCGATCACCCCTGGCAGTGCCTCCCGGCGCTCGCAGGCGGAGGGCGACTGCAAAAGACGCATCTTCAGCCCCGCAAATCCCCCGATAGCCGGGGCATCGATTGCCGACAGCCTGCCTCCTAAAATTGGATCGCGGTTTTCCGGGCTCATGGCTTTTATAGTGGCACGGAGCGCGACCAGATTCTGGGCAGGTGGTACATTGCGCTCGTGGACGATTGGGAGGAACAGTGCATGGCCGCATCGATAGAAGAACTCCGCCAACAGCTTGCGAGCGACGTTGCGAGCGACCGGATCGCCGCCGCCCTGGATCTGCGCTTTGTGCGCTCAGCCGAAGCGGCTGCCCTGCTCAGACAGGCCGCCCAGGATGCGGTGCCGCTGGTGCGGGTCTACGCCGCCGTCGGCCTGGCCCGCCAGGATCTCGATCAGGCGTTCGAGACGCTGGTGATTTTGCTCAAGAGTGACCCCGACGGTTCGGTGCGCGCCGAAGCGGCGGGTTCGCTGGGCCTGTTGCGCGACCGCCAGGCTTTCGAGCCGCTCGTGGACGCCTACGAAAACGACGGCGACTGGATCGTGCGCTACAGCGCCATCGTCGCCCTCGGACAACTGGCCGAGCCGCGCAGCTTCGCTGTCTTCAGCGCTGCCCTCGATAGCCCGATCGAGATGATTCGAGACGGGGCGATCGGTGCTCTTGGCGAACTGGGGGACCGCCGCGCCGTCGAGCGACTGTTACCGCTAGTTGGCCATCCAGAAGCCGAAGTCCGCCGCCGCGTCGCCGTTGCCCTGGGCAAAATCGGCGATCCAGCGAGCCAATCCGCCCTCGGCTTTCTTGCCAAAGACGACGATCCAAAAGTCGCCGAAGCTGCTCAGAGCGCAATGCAAGCGCTGGAGCGCCCGTAAGTCAGGCAATCAAGAGGTGGTGTAGCGCCGGCATGTCTGCTGGAAACGCTCTATAGCCCGCGCTCGAACGCTCTCAGGTCCAACGATCAAGCAATCGGGCCCGTAGGGGTAGATTTCGCGCAAAAACCAGAAGGTCGAATCGACCCGGCGAACGACCTGCCGCACAGGCTCTCTCTCCAGCCATCGATAGACAGCATCCTCGGGGCGAGGAACGTAAGCATGCGCCAGACCCTCATAAAGGTGCATTTCTACCTCGATCTTGTCTGGCCCGACGCGCCATTTTCCTGGCGCAGGCAGTACCTCGACGCCCTGCAGCCGGTCCAGCCGGAGGCTCCAGTTGTGGGTCAGCCCTGGAATCTCCCTGTTGCCCTCGCACTCCTCGCTCCAGATCTCCAGATAAAGGCGCTTCTCGCGGAAGCGAATGCGGGCGTAGCGGACAGTAAGCTGCCAGGCACGCTCGGCTGCATCCTGATAGAGCAGACGGAACGGTTGAGTTTGACGAATATAGCGGTCGATAATCCCGCGCCAGGACGCCTGAACGCCTTGAAAACGCTCTGCCAGCCTGTCGCGCAGTGGCCCTGTGACCTCTCCCCGCTCCAGAAGCAAATGCCCCAGTGCCTGCGCCGCGTCAGCCTCTCCCACATCCAGAAGCAAGTCGGCAGCCTTCACCAGCGCCCCTATACGCTCCTCCGACCAGTCGGCGTTGTGGGCCACCAGCAACTGGCGTTGGGCAATGTTCTTGACAAGCTGGGTGATGTTTGGGCGCTCTCCCCAGAGCACTCCCAGTTCCACGGCCAGGTTCTCAAGTCGTGCTTTATCTGTATTGCCCAATGAAAGCGTGATCGTCTGCTGCTTGCGTTTCACCGTGCCTGTCACCTCATAAAGTACACGTATACCTTGGCTTGCAAAACCTAGATCTGGGATGAGATGCTGGATTCATCGCCAGAGTTCCTGTGTATGCCTGACACCCTTCTGTTAAAGCCTGTTTTCTCCCGTCCCGCCAGCACTCTGCCAGCGAGGATACAGTTACCGCCTGGCTGGCAGCGGTTGGCCTGGCACCAGGCCGAGACCCTGCGCGCCCTAGATGACCCGGAAGTAGATGTGATCGTCAACACGGCGATGACCGGCGACGGCAAGAGTCTGGCGGCCTACCTGGGAGTGCTGACGCGGGACCGGACAACTATTGGAATGTATCCGACCAACGAACTGGCTCGCGATCAAGAAGGGCAGGTGCGCGGCTACATCCAGCAGTTTGCTCCGAGTTGGGAACCGAGGCTGGTGCGGGTGAGTGGGCCAGAACTGGAGGTGTATGCCCGCGAGGCTGAAATCAAAAAAGGAGCGGCATTATCGAGCCTGAGTGCCCAGCGGGAAGTGCTGCTGACCAACCCAGACATTTTCCACTATCTGCACCGGGGCGCGTACATCTACGACAAAGACAGCTCGGATAGGCTCTGGCAGCGCATCGACAATGACTTCGAGCTATTCATCTTCGATGAGTTTCATGTCTTTGGTCCGCCGCAGGTCGCCGCCGTGATCAACACACTGCTTTTGCTGCGCTACACGATGGGCCGCAAAAAGTTCATGTTTCTCTCAGCAACACCGGACCCACAACTGATCGAGCGGCTGCGACTTGCCGGGTTCAACGTCCGCGAGATCGATCCGAAGGCAGCGGACTGCTATCGTTCACCCGCAGATGACACCGAAGCGCAGGCACTGACTGAGCAGGGTTGGCGACGGGTGAGCCGGGGGCTGGAGCTGGAGTTCATCCGGCTTGAACCCTCGCCTCGGGCTTCCGAAGCGTGGCTGCGGGAGAATGCCTCCCGTATCCTGGAGTATTTCCTGACCTATCCCGGCAGCCGGGGGGCGATCATTCTCAATTCGATCGCCTCGGTAAAGCGGCTCCTGCCCCACTTCCAGGCCATCTTCATAGCGGCGGGACTCACTGTGCGCGAGAACACTGGCCTTACCGGTGCAGCGGGACGGCGCGAATCGCTAGAAGCTGATCTGGTTCTGGGCACGAGCACGATCGATGTGGGCGTTGATTTCAAGATCAACTTTCTTGTCTTCGAGTCGTCGGATGCGGGCAACTTTATCCAGCGTCTGGGCCGTCTCGGTCGTCACGACGGTCATGAATCTGCTAACGGCTTTGCTCCCTTCCAGCATTTCAAAGCGATTGCTCTGGCCCCCAACTTCTTTGTCGAACGCCTCTTCGACACCCCAGAAGCACCCTTTAGTGGAGGCGGAACCTTCGATCGCTTCTTCTTAAACGAGCAGATCCGCGCCCACTACCGCCAGATCAACGAATTTAGCGGCTACTACAAGACCTGGGGAGCGATTCAGTCTCTCAAGATCGCTTATGAGCTCGGGCACACCACGATCAAGGCGCAGTATGCCGAAGCGAAAGTGGCCTTCAGCGATGCCTGCCAGCAGGTGTTCGGCGTCGCGCTATCGCCATTGTTCGGGCGGGTAAAAGGTTGGGAGCGGGAGTGGCACGAGCTGTCTGGCCAGAAGGGCAACCCGATCTTCGATGTCGCCACTTCCTTCCGGGGTGCGGGCGATCTCCAGTGCGGCCTCTACGATCCGACCGAAACTCACCAAGCCGATCGCTTCAAAACTTACGGCCTGCCTGGCGTCCTCGCCAATCTCCAGGTCGAAGCCTGGACAAAGGCAGAATTTCTGGCTGCTCTGGAAGAAGCCGAGCAGCGCAGCGGCAGGCCAATCGCCCGAGGTGCGTTCAAATATTGCCTCGCCTTCTTCCGCCTGATTGGCTACCGCGAGGAGCGCCTGAACTGGAAGTTCGTCTACAGCGGTGACATCGACGAACTGCTCCAAAAATCGACGGCGCAGGTGGTGCGTGGCCTGGAAGTCTGGCAACCGGAGAACCCGGACATCCGGGAGATCAACAAGCGCCTGCGCCAGGAAGGACTGGTCTGCTTCGTGGTGGAGCGTCCTGTGTTGGAAGTGCGCAACCGTCTGCGGCTCCCGATGCACTTTCAGATCTACCCTCTCGCCGACGAGCGCAGCCTCTACGACGCCAACGCTCCTTGTTCGATCGCCTTCGGCCAGTCGGCCCTTCTGCTGGATACATTGTCCGCTCGATTACCATCGCCAGCGACATCCTGGATCGCCGGGGGCTGAGATGCTGACCTACCTTGATGAGTGCAAAGTTGTCACACTCAAACCCCAGAGCTATCCGCCCCAGCCCACGTCTCCTGACAACTTGAGCAGCTTGTTGAAGAGCCTGTAACTACCTGAGCATCCACAGTTCGACTAGATTTTGTGATTCTTAACGCACTCAGCTGAGAGATAGGAACCATACTGGTTCTGCTTTTTCGTGGGATTTCACGTCTTTTCTTTTGGAGAACATCTATGAATTTCGGCGATGAGAATGAAGAACTGTACGACGAAAGCGAGGAAGAAGACGAAGAAGAGTCTCTGGAATTTGACGCACCGGGCTCTGAACCTTCTGCAGCTGAAGCCCTGGCTTTGCGGTTGCTCCAGGGAGCGATCCGGGCACAGAACCCCGACGATCGCTGCATGGCAGACTTTGCCGAGTACGTTCTGCCGAACCTGTTGCGGGTGACGGTGGGAGCAACGGCGAAGGGCGGAGAATTTTTTGACAACCTGGACGTGCAGGGCATCAAAATCCGGCGGGACAATGCTGCAGACCAGTCCCTCGCTACGCATCTGTTGAACGGCATCTTCCCAGCCAATCTGATCGAACAGCGTCTGGAGCAGATGGATACGACGATCCGCCGCTGTGTCAGCGAGAGGGAACGACGGATCGTTCTGGCGGCCTTTGTGCTGCACGACTTTGAAAAGTTCCCGGATGTGACGGATCAGGCGCGGGGTTTGCCACTGGAGGGCCAGCGGCAGATTGTGGCAGAAAAAATAGTGCAACTGGGCCTCGACCGCTTTCTCGACCCGGAGAACCCGGACACCTGGCGCACTTATCTAGACGATCTTCTGGCTATCGCCTTCAACACCCAGCGGCGCTGGGGTACCAACTGGAACTTTGGGGCCGGGGGATTGAGGCCAGTTCTACCCAGCCGGACGTTGCGCCAACTGACAGAACTCACTTGTCTGGCGGACTCCCTCGCCTCGATCGTGAAGCACCCCTGGGATGCAGGTCACACCAAGTTCAAAGAACTGCTCCACGAGCTGTGCGAAGGGCAACTCGTCTTGACCTACCATGCGATCACCGAGAACCGGGGCGTGCTCACGAACATCCTCAACAACGTCCTGATCGACATTCATCCTGCACCGCACTACACGCCCCTGCTCTACCTACCCACGGGGGTAATTTATCTGGCAACCAAAGATGCCCCGCCCATCGATGCCGCTGATTTGCCGGAACGAGTCATCGAGCGGATCAAGAAGCTCTGTGCTGGGGAGTTGCGTCGCCGCCAGACGGGTTTCGGTCGCGACGGCAAGGGGATGAAGTTTGCCGAGTACTACACGCTCTTTTTTGAGGATGCGGGCCTGATGGGCGTCGCCCTGGACGCGGTGCTGAAGATGATGGACCCGAGCAAGAACAAGAAACCTGTCTCCGCAGCCCGCAGCGAAAATCTCAAGCGCTTCCAGAGCCAGAAGGTGTTGCCAGAGGGCTTCGACTTCGACTTCGGTGACGACACCCGCATCGATCAGCTGGCCGAGTTCTGCGATCTGGTAAGTCGCAAGATCTGGGGCGAGCGGCGCAACAAGATCGAGGAGGCGTGCAAGAAGGATAAAAAGCTCCCCGCTCCCGAGCCAGTAGATCTGGTCGCCGAGATCTGCCGGGAGTGGCAACTGGAAGAATGCCTGCCTGCCCTTAAACACATTGGCCGCATCAACGAGAGCCTGCGGGAGAACAACCTCAAGGGCAATACCGGCGGCGTCCCTTACGAGTGGTATTACCTGGCGGCCCAATACCTGAAGCACCACCCCGGTATCGAGAACGTGCGCTCCGTCTGCGAGGGGGTGATCGCTTACGCCGCCAGGCGATTGCAGCCAATTCTTGAGCGTTACCCTCTACCCGACGGCTGGGACGACCTGCGGGCATGGGTTGCGAACACTGTTGTTTTGCCTGCCCAGCAGCGGGAGCGCGAACTGCCCCAGGGCACCTTCCTGGACGAACTGAACCGCTATCAGGCAGCGAAGAAGCCAGGCCGGGGCCGCCAGCTCATCTGCTCGATCTCCCATAGTGCTTACACGGTGAGCGAACAGATGGAATCGGCGGTGCTCTTTACACCCCAGGTCTACACGAATAAACAGATGCTCGGCGGCTCGAACGCCAAGCGCAACATCTCCAGCATCGCCGCCACGGAGATGATGCTGCGCCAGATCCTGATGAGCAATACCGGGGCAGTGGGCAAGCGCTTCGAGGACGGCAAGTACCGTTACCTCTACCTCTATCCCACCTACTACTTCACCCCGGAGACGAACCGGTTTTTACAGAAGGCGTACCGGGCGATGGCCGAAACCCGGTTCACTTTTAAGTTGCGCAATCACTTTGTCCGCAAGAACTTTACAGCTGATTTTTCAAAGGCGAACTACCAGAGCGTGGATGCCTTTTTGCTCGACCCGGAACTGGAGCGCAGCAAGGATCGCACCTTCAAGCTCGCCTATCCCGACGACCAGCCTTTGACGTTTTACTTTATGGCGTTGCCGCCGGGGCGCGACCCCACTGATACCGAATCCTGGATCATGCCTGCCTGGCTGGGGCTGACGCTGCCGCTCATCCTCGATGTAAAGGCAGTCGTCTCCGAGTCCCCAATTCCGCCCTTTCTCGACGGCAGCGAGTTCGAGGAAACGGTATTTCTCGACGGTGCGCCCCAGGCGATTCGCTCGCTCGTTCGCAACGACAGCTTCCGGCTCAATCACCTGCTGGGTCGCAATCCGAAAGAGCCCCGGCAGCCTCCAGCCCTCACTGCCCTCACCGCTGCCTACGCCATTCACCTCGATGTGTTTGCCCGCCAGGGAGATCCGAAGTGGAATCGGCTGCCGGAGCTGGCCTTCGACCTCGATACCAGCCCGCTTTACGTCTTCAGCTATCTCAAAAAGTGGGTGCGCGATCAAGGTGTCGAAGCTCCGTCGATCGACCGGATTCGGCTCTATGCCTACTCCTTTTATCCTTGCTTCGATCCTGAAGTTTCTTACATTCCTGACTCGGAGGAGTTTATTGTGCCTGAAACCTCGCCGCTCAACCGCCCGAAAACACTCACTGAGCTGTACCGGCGCTTCTACCGCGCCGAGAAGCGCTACAACGCCAGCTCCCGCTCGGTTTTGCGTCCGCTCGACGACGCTGCCAGTGTCGTCATGCTCGCTGACCCGGCTCTTAGAAGCGATGAACTGGTCGTCCTCGTCGCCGGGGGGGTGGGCAAACTGATGGACCGCGTGCGCGCTTCTACCGCCGAGGGCCGCTGGGTGATCCGCGACCGCGAAGCAGAGCGCCTCGCCATCCTCGAATTTGCCCGCTACTTCGTCGAGGACGTGTTCGTAAAAACCTTCGACTCCGACCGGGCGCGCCTCGATGGCCGCCAGCTCAACCTGTTGCGCGACGCCTGCGAATTTCTCTATCGGCTGGAGGAGGACCGGGAACTTGCTGCAAAGCCCCAGCCCCCCGGCCCTGACGAACCAGCTTCCCCCGACGAATCGGCTCCTGCTGCTTGAACTCACACCACAAGGAGAAAACATCATGGCCCTGCTTTCGACCCTCGATCCGAAGTACTTTCACAGCGCCATCCCCTACAAGCCGATGGGCAAGTACGTTCACTTTCTCACCGTGCGGATCACCGAGTCTTACCCGCTCTTTCAGACCGACGGCGAATTAAATAAAGCCCGCGTGCGCGCCGGGATTCAGGACGACACGCCCATCAGCCGACTCGCCATGTTCAAGCGCAAACAGTCCACCCCTGAGCGATTGGTGGGCCGGGAGTTGCTGCGCCGCTACGAGATTCCTGGAGCCGAAAAGTGCGAGTACAACGTCGAATTCTCGATGAACACGCCCGACTGCATCCTCTACGGCTTCGCCATCGGCGATTCGGGCTCCGAAAAGTCCAAGGTCGTCGTGGACACCGCCTACTCGATCACCGCCTTCGACGGCTCCCACGAGCGCTTTACCCTCAACGCGCCCTACGAGAACGGCACGATGGCCTCGAAGGGAGAGCCAGGCACCAAGGCGGGTGAGGTGACAAGCCGGATCAACTCCCAGGATCACATCAAGCCTCAGGTGTTCTTTCCGAGTATCGTCACCCTCAAAGATCCCACCGAAGCGGGCTTTCTGTACGTCTTCAACAACCTGCTGCGCACCCGCCACTACGGCGCACAGACCACCCGCACCGGCAAGTTGCGCAACGAACTGATCGGGGTGTCCTTCTCAGACGGCGAGATCCTGAGCAACCTGCGCTGGACCCAGGCCATTTACGACGCGATGAAGGCGAACGATACGCTCACTGACCCACTCAACGAGGACGAAGTGATCCAGGCTGCCGCCAGGACGATTACGGAGCTACTGGCAAAGGAGTGCGTCGTGCATACGGACTTGATCGCAGAGGCGTTCGCTCCGGTTCTGGCCGAGGTGCGGCAGTTGACCGGCAGCGAGGCGGGCATCCGCCGTCTCCTGGAGCAGGCCGACCGCGAGGCAAAGGAGTACAACAAAAACCACATCAAGCAGAAGGCCACGAAGGCTGCAAAGGAGTCGTGAGATGGTGTTTGTTCACCGCTACTGCTTCGAGCTGCACGACAGCCTCTACTTTGCCACCCGCGAGATTGGACGGCTCTACGAGACCGAACCGATCCTGCACAACTACGCCCTCTGCTACGCCCTCGGCCTGGTAGACAGCGACCGCCACGGCACCCGCGTTCCGGAGGCGCAGGGCTACCGCTACTTCAGCGCTGAGCAGGTACCACATTATGCCGTGCATCTGGAGGCTCTCAACCGGGCAGGCATCTACGTCACCCCAGCCCGAACGCTCCAGCACACCACTGTGCTCAACACCTGGAAGTACGGCGACAACCGCTACCGCGTCGAGATGGGCAAGACCCAAAAAAATATCCCGAGCTTCGGTCGGGCCAAGGAGGTCGCCCCCGGCAGCACCTTCGAGTTCTTCTTGATCGCCTCGAAACCTCTGGATTTGCCCCGCTGGATTCGGCTGGGCAAGTGGCTGAGCAAAGCGGAACTCACCCTGGTCAATGTGCGACCGCTCGAACCTGCCCGCAGCGAGACCGAATTTGTCTGTGCGGCCCCCCTCAACCCCCTGGATGTCATGTTCAGCCATTCGGTTCTGAGCTACGACACGGTGAACATGCCGCCGGTGAGTCTGATCCGCAACGTCCGGCTGCGCGGGATCGCCCTCGACTGCGACGGGATAAAACTGCCCGGACGGATGCAGTTTCGCTTTAGCGCCCCCGCCTGACACCTTCTGATCTATACCCCCTTTCCAACCCATGCCCTACTCTCTGGTCGTCAACTTGCTGCCCCGCGAACCGATTCAGCCCGGTTATCTCGAAGGCCGCCACCTGCACGCGCTATTTCTCTCGATGGTCAACGCCGTCGCTCCAGATCTGGCCACCCACCTGCACAGCGATACGCGGGACAAAGCCTTCGCCCTCAGTCCCCTCCAGACGCGCTCCCCCGACGAAGCGCTTCAGACCTTTCATACCCGGCCCATCCCTGCCGGTACCTCCTGCTGGTGGCGCATTGGCCTGTTAGACGAAGCGCTTTTTAGCCAGCTCACTCAGCTCTGGCTCAACCTCAATCCCCGGCACGCCTGGCACCTGGGTGCAGCCAACCTGGAGATCGCTTCTATTCTCGCCACCGCCCAATCGCCCCAGCCCTGGGCCAACAGCCAGACCTACAGCGCACTCTTCGAGTCCGCCTCCGCCGAGGAGCGCTACCTCAGCCTGCGCTTCTGCACGCCCACCTGCTTCAGGCAAAACGACTACGACACGGCCCTGCCTACCGCTGAACTCGTCTTCGGAAGCCTGCTCAAGCGCTGGCAGAAGTATAGTCCAATTGCGATCCCCTGGGAGGTGATCGAACTGGTGCGCAGGCAGGTCTTTCCCTGTCGCTTCGCAGTCGAGACGCGGCGGGTGGCCGACCAGCGCAGCAAATTCATCGGCTGTATCGGCACGATCACCTACGAGATTCTGGGCCAGGTGTCGCCCGATCTCATCCGCCAGATCAACGCCCTGGCCGACTTTGCCCTCTACGCCGGGGTCGGGCGTAAGACGACGATGGGCATGGGCATGGCCCGGAGAATTCGATCATGATTGCTGATGAGCAATACGTTCCCATCGCCGCTCTCAACCAGTACGCCTACTGCCCGCACCGCTGCTGGCGCATGTTTTGCGCCGGAGGCTTTACCGACAACGCGGCGACGATCGAAGGCAGCGACCTGCACCGCCGCGTCCATACCGTCGGTAGCGGGAACCGCGACGAGGTGCAGCAATGGCGAGGCATCTGGCTGCGTTCCGAACAATACGGCCTCATCGGCAAGGCGGACTTGATCGAGTACCGGGAGAACCTGTACTGCCCGGTGGAGTACAAGCGCGGCGCTCAAAGTGACTGGGACAACGACGCGCTGCAACTGTGCGGTCAGGCGCTCTGTCTGGAGGAGATGACCGGGAGCACCGTACCGGTGGGCTTCATCTATTCGACCCGGTTGCACCGCCGGGAAGCCGTTCCTCTCGTTGGTCCTGTCCGAATGCAGACCGTCGAGACGATCGCAGCGGTGCGCGAGATGCTGACTTCCGGCGCAATGCCACCGGCCATCTACTCAAAGCGCTGCGAAGGTTGCAGTCTGCTGGAACAGTGCCGTCCGAAGCTCGCAGCAAAAGTAGCAAAGTACCAGGAGGAAAATTAAGCGATGGGCACCGTGTACGTAAATCAAGAAGATGCCTTTTTGGGCCGCAGCGACGAGCGGCTAAAAATTACCCACGAGCGCCGCACCCTCCTGGAAGTACCGCTTCTGAGGATCGACGGCATCGTGGTATTGGGCCGGGCCCACTTTTCTCCGGCCCTGATGGGCGAATTGCTGGAGCGGCGCATTCCGATGAGCTTTCTCTCGCCCACCGGGCGCTATCTCGGGCGTGTGGAGCCGGAGCTATCCAAAAATATCTTTGTGCGCTCAGCCCAGTGGCGCGCCAGTGAGCAGCCTGAGCGGACCCTGCACCTGGCACGGGCGTTCGTGCGCGGCAAATTAAAAAACTGCCGAAACGACCTGATGCGCGCCCAGCGGGAACACCCGGAGTTGAACGTCCAGAAGGCGATCGAGAGCATTCAGCAAAACATCGATGCTCTGCCACGCACTGAGAATGTCGATAGCGTGCGCGGCCTCGAAGGAGCTGGTAGTGCGTCCTACTTCGCCGTCTTCGAGCAGTTGATCAGAGTAAAAGGGTTCTCGTTCACCCACCGCAACCGCCGCCCGCCCCTCGATCCCGTCAACGCTCTGCTGAGCTTTGGCTACTCGCTGCTTCGCCACGATATCCAGAGTGCCCTCAACATCGTCGGCTTTGATCCGTACCTGGGCTTCCTACACACCCAGCGCTACGGGCGGCCTTCCCTCGCCTTGGATCTGATGGAGGAATTTCGCCCCCTCGTCGTCGATGCGATGATCCTTGGCTGTCTGAATAAATCCGTCCTCCAACCCACAGACTTTGAAAGCGAGCCTCTAAGTGGCGCAGTCAGCCTGAATGCCGAGGCCCGCAAGCAGTTTCTGCGTCAGTACGAGCAAAAAAAGCAGTCGCGCTTTCGGCATCTAGTACTTGAAAAACAATGCACCTATCAGGAAGCCTTCGAGATCCAGGCGCGCCTGCTGAGCAAGTATCTGCTTGGAGAAACCCACCAATACCCGCCACTCATCCTGAAATGAACCATGTTCGTTCTG harbors:
- the cas10d gene encoding type I-D CRISPR-associated protein Cas10d/Csc3, which translates into the protein MNFGDENEELYDESEEEDEEESLEFDAPGSEPSAAEALALRLLQGAIRAQNPDDRCMADFAEYVLPNLLRVTVGATAKGGEFFDNLDVQGIKIRRDNAADQSLATHLLNGIFPANLIEQRLEQMDTTIRRCVSERERRIVLAAFVLHDFEKFPDVTDQARGLPLEGQRQIVAEKIVQLGLDRFLDPENPDTWRTYLDDLLAIAFNTQRRWGTNWNFGAGGLRPVLPSRTLRQLTELTCLADSLASIVKHPWDAGHTKFKELLHELCEGQLVLTYHAITENRGVLTNILNNVLIDIHPAPHYTPLLYLPTGVIYLATKDAPPIDAADLPERVIERIKKLCAGELRRRQTGFGRDGKGMKFAEYYTLFFEDAGLMGVALDAVLKMMDPSKNKKPVSAARSENLKRFQSQKVLPEGFDFDFGDDTRIDQLAEFCDLVSRKIWGERRNKIEEACKKDKKLPAPEPVDLVAEICREWQLEECLPALKHIGRINESLRENNLKGNTGGVPYEWYYLAAQYLKHHPGIENVRSVCEGVIAYAARRLQPILERYPLPDGWDDLRAWVANTVVLPAQQRERELPQGTFLDELNRYQAAKKPGRGRQLICSISHSAYTVSEQMESAVLFTPQVYTNKQMLGGSNAKRNISSIAATEMMLRQILMSNTGAVGKRFEDGKYRYLYLYPTYYFTPETNRFLQKAYRAMAETRFTFKLRNHFVRKNFTADFSKANYQSVDAFLLDPELERSKDRTFKLAYPDDQPLTFYFMALPPGRDPTDTESWIMPAWLGLTLPLILDVKAVVSESPIPPFLDGSEFEETVFLDGAPQAIRSLVRNDSFRLNHLLGRNPKEPRQPPALTALTAAYAIHLDVFARQGDPKWNRLPELAFDLDTSPLYVFSYLKKWVRDQGVEAPSIDRIRLYAYSFYPCFDPEVSYIPDSEEFIVPETSPLNRPKTLTELYRRFYRAEKRYNASSRSVLRPLDDAASVVMLADPALRSDELVVLVAGGVGKLMDRVRASTAEGRWVIRDREAERLAILEFARYFVEDVFVKTFDSDRARLDGRQLNLLRDACEFLYRLEEDRELAAKPQPPGPDEPASPDESAPAA
- the cas5d gene encoding type I-D CRISPR-associated protein Cas5/Csc1, yielding MVFVHRYCFELHDSLYFATREIGRLYETEPILHNYALCYALGLVDSDRHGTRVPEAQGYRYFSAEQVPHYAVHLEALNRAGIYVTPARTLQHTTVLNTWKYGDNRYRVEMGKTQKNIPSFGRAKEVAPGSTFEFFLIASKPLDLPRWIRLGKWLSKAELTLVNVRPLEPARSETEFVCAAPLNPLDVMFSHSVLSYDTVNMPPVSLIRNVRLRGIALDCDGIKLPGRMQFRFSAPA
- a CDS encoding HEAT repeat domain-containing protein is translated as MAASIEELRQQLASDVASDRIAAALDLRFVRSAEAAALLRQAAQDAVPLVRVYAAVGLARQDLDQAFETLVILLKSDPDGSVRAEAAGSLGLLRDRQAFEPLVDAYENDGDWIVRYSAIVALGQLAEPRSFAVFSAALDSPIEMIRDGAIGALGELGDRRAVERLLPLVGHPEAEVRRRVAVALGKIGDPASQSALGFLAKDDDPKVAEAAQSAMQALERP
- the cas6 gene encoding CRISPR-associated endoribonuclease Cas6, translated to MPYSLVVNLLPREPIQPGYLEGRHLHALFLSMVNAVAPDLATHLHSDTRDKAFALSPLQTRSPDEALQTFHTRPIPAGTSCWWRIGLLDEALFSQLTQLWLNLNPRHAWHLGAANLEIASILATAQSPQPWANSQTYSALFESASAEERYLSLRFCTPTCFRQNDYDTALPTAELVFGSLLKRWQKYSPIAIPWEVIELVRRQVFPCRFAVETRRVADQRSKFIGCIGTITYEILGQVSPDLIRQINALADFALYAGVGRKTTMGMGMARRIRS
- a CDS encoding pentapeptide repeat-containing protein, coding for MSPENRDPILGGRLSAIDAPAIGGFAGLKMRLLQSPSACERREALPGVIEYGEKGLALAVTVLEQDTCLEVRQRAWELLAIYAGAMLEADLSERLPLRAVGGRRGLILRYERGENLAFADLRKENLCRMNLSFACLQYADLSGADLGRSVNLKQADLRGARLVETNLRGIYAREARLNKANLRGADLQGANLGCADLRAARLEGTNLRRARLEGADLREVCLEGADLRGASLSGTRLEGARLRGASLLGADLRCTAIEGVGWEEVDLRGAIFPDGSRVKPDSW
- the cas7d gene encoding type I-D CRISPR-associated protein Cas7/Csc2; protein product: MALLSTLDPKYFHSAIPYKPMGKYVHFLTVRITESYPLFQTDGELNKARVRAGIQDDTPISRLAMFKRKQSTPERLVGRELLRRYEIPGAEKCEYNVEFSMNTPDCILYGFAIGDSGSEKSKVVVDTAYSITAFDGSHERFTLNAPYENGTMASKGEPGTKAGEVTSRINSQDHIKPQVFFPSIVTLKDPTEAGFLYVFNNLLRTRHYGAQTTRTGKLRNELIGVSFSDGEILSNLRWTQAIYDAMKANDTLTDPLNEDEVIQAAARTITELLAKECVVHTDLIAEAFAPVLAEVRQLTGSEAGIRRLLEQADREAKEYNKNHIKQKATKAAKES
- a CDS encoding WYL domain-containing protein; the encoded protein is MKRKQQTITLSLGNTDKARLENLAVELGVLWGERPNITQLVKNIAQRQLLVAHNADWSEERIGALVKAADLLLDVGEADAAQALGHLLLERGEVTGPLRDRLAERFQGVQASWRGIIDRYIRQTQPFRLLYQDAAERAWQLTVRYARIRFREKRLYLEIWSEECEGNREIPGLTHNWSLRLDRLQGVEVLPAPGKWRVGPDKIEVEMHLYEGLAHAYVPRPEDAVYRWLEREPVRQVVRRVDSTFWFLREIYPYGPDCLIVGPESVRARAIERFQQTCRRYTTS
- the cas3 gene encoding type I-D CRISPR-associated helicase Cas3'; this encodes MAWHQAETLRALDDPEVDVIVNTAMTGDGKSLAAYLGVLTRDRTTIGMYPTNELARDQEGQVRGYIQQFAPSWEPRLVRVSGPELEVYAREAEIKKGAALSSLSAQREVLLTNPDIFHYLHRGAYIYDKDSSDRLWQRIDNDFELFIFDEFHVFGPPQVAAVINTLLLLRYTMGRKKFMFLSATPDPQLIERLRLAGFNVREIDPKAADCYRSPADDTEAQALTEQGWRRVSRGLELEFIRLEPSPRASEAWLRENASRILEYFLTYPGSRGAIILNSIASVKRLLPHFQAIFIAAGLTVRENTGLTGAAGRRESLEADLVLGTSTIDVGVDFKINFLVFESSDAGNFIQRLGRLGRHDGHESANGFAPFQHFKAIALAPNFFVERLFDTPEAPFSGGGTFDRFFLNEQIRAHYRQINEFSGYYKTWGAIQSLKIAYELGHTTIKAQYAEAKVAFSDACQQVFGVALSPLFGRVKGWEREWHELSGQKGNPIFDVATSFRGAGDLQCGLYDPTETHQADRFKTYGLPGVLANLQVEAWTKAEFLAALEEAEQRSGRPIARGAFKYCLAFFRLIGYREERLNWKFVYSGDIDELLQKSTAQVVRGLEVWQPENPDIREINKRLRQEGLVCFVVERPVLEVRNRLRLPMHFQIYPLADERSLYDANAPCSIAFGQSALLLDTLSARLPSPATSWIAGG